A genome region from Astyanax mexicanus isolate ESR-SI-001 chromosome 19, AstMex3_surface, whole genome shotgun sequence includes the following:
- the igfbp7 gene encoding insulin-like growth factor-binding protein 7, translating to MFRLVVLALALSLSVTTDGTGSTPPPETGTEAPPATTVQKQAVPVPVQRAPGVGEPCGARNGPGSARCAPGLECVKSKKDKKGAGSRTGVCACKNDYEVCGSDGVSYGTACELKAASALAEAEGKTGIKVQHKGKCQKAPTIVTPPGEVWNVTGSQVFLSCEAKGIPTPVVTWNKISSDKKKMLLLPGDQDNLAIQTRGGPEKHEVTGWVLIFPLTTRDAGSYECHASNAKGEDSAVGTIHVVDSISDIPTKKVVQDDEL from the exons ATGTTTCGCCTCGTTGTCCTcgcgctcgctctctcgctctcggtCACCACCGATGGAACCGGGAGCACGCCCCCTCCCGAGACCGGGACCGAGGCTCCCCCCGCCACCACGGTCCAGAAGCAGGCGGTCCCGGTGCCGGTGCAGCGCGCTCCCGGTGTGGGAGAGCCGTGCGGCGCGCGTAACGGCCCCGGGTCCGCGCGCTGCGCTCCCGGTCTGGAGTGCGTGAAGAGCAAGAAGGATAAGAAGGGCGCGGGCAGCAGGACGGGCGTGTGCGCGTGCAAGAACGACTACGAGGTGTGCGGCTCGGACGGCGTGAGCTACGGAACCGCGTGCGAACTGAAGGCGGCGAGCGCGCTCGCGGAGGCGGAGGGCAAGACTGGCATTAAGGTGCAGCACAAGGGCAAGTGCCAGAAAG CTCCCACCATCGTGACGCCTCCCGGAGAGGTGTGGAACGTGACGGGCTCTCAGGTGTTCCTGAGCTGTGAGGCGAAGGGGATCCCCACACCTGTGGTCACCTGGAACAAG ATCAGCAGTGATAAGAAGAAGATGCTGCTTCTTCCTGGAGATCAGGATAACCTGGCCATCCAGACCCGCGGAGGCCCAGAGAAACACGAGGTCACCGGCTGGGTGCTG ATCTTTCCGCTCACTACTCGTGATGCGGGCTCGTATGAGTGCCACGCCAGCAACGCCAAGGGTGAAGATTCAGCTGTGGGCACCATCCACGTGGTAGACTCCATCAGTGACATCCCCACCAAGAAGG TGGTCCAGGATGACGAGCTGTAA